TCCATCATCACAACCCTTAAAGGAGCCGAGATGGGTATAGGATTAGCAACCATATTATGCTCTTCACAAAAATGGATTGATTCACTTAAAAAAGTCTTCGAGAAATAACAACTTCTTCTTTTATAACAGAAATTGTATTGAATATGTCACAAATTAAATATAGAGATGAATCAGCTACTTCGTTTTATATGCGTCTTCCAATCCAAGGGGTCGAGCCACTCCCTCAGATTCCATCCCAGATTGGTACTTCCAGAAACTCGGACAGCGTCCTCGCATCTTCGTGAATCTGATCCAACTTGCCGTGATCGACGACATTTGTCCGCACGCCCTCTGTGGAAACGAGATTCATTTCGTAGCTAAAATATGAACTTTTATTACCACTGACATACTCCGAAATCAGCTGAATCGCATGGATCTCCTTAAACGGCATCAACAACTCGTTGGTGGTAGCATACATCAATTCGTCAGTCGGAATCCTGCCTGTCCAGAAACACTCGTACTGCTTATCAAACACCACGGGTTTCGTGCCGAAATAAAACATCAGGCCACCAGCCAGCGTGAAGATCAGTCCTACCGCCCCCAGGCCAATCACATCCTCAGTAAAGACTGTGCCGCTCTCGATGACAAGAAAAATAGAGGCAACCAACAGCCCCAGTCCGATCATCAGGAAGATCAGATAAAATGCGATTGCCCCCCACGCGGAACGGAATTCATAACGCAGCGGCGAGACCTGTACCAGCTTCCGCGTACAGAAGCTCGCCCCACCCCCTTTGAGCGGCGACCATTCCGTTTTCAGTGCCACGGGATCGTCCAAAGTCGCCGGATCAAAGTGCTCACTGTCTGCTGTGGTTAGGTTTTTTATTTGGTCGATCAGCTTACGAAACATGGACTGCACGCCTTTATTAAACGCGATTTGAGTTGAAAGATGCCGGACTCCAGGTCCCTTCAAGCCAGCGGAACAAAATCGTATTCACCGATGCCTTGCAACACGAGAAACGTGGTCGAGGATGTGGCGGCATTGGTGACCAGGTGGGGGCGACGGGGCCGCACCGAATAGGTCTCGCCCGCGTTCAAAGTAATTTCTTCCTGCGGATCTTGCAGATAGATCTTGAGTACGCTTTCGATCACGTAAAACGTATCCTGAATCTGGCTGTGATAATGCCAGGGCACATTTTGCGTAGGGGATATCTGCAGTTCAATAATGCGGAAGCCGGGGCGCTGGGCATGATACTCTGTCCGCTCAACTTCATACAGGTGACTGGCATCTTTCAGCGGTTCAGGTTCATCCGTCATCCTGTGTTCCTTTCTATTAGAGGGCCAACCGAAACCATTGAATGAGAATCGTAAATCACTTCATCTCACGAAAAAAGGCCGAGATCGTAGAACAATTCATACCGTGTCGGATCGTCGGGAAGGATCCAGTGCAATCCTTCCTGGCAAAAGATACTGATGGTATTCGCCAGAATCACGGCTCCCATCAAACCAACGATCGCTTTCGAGGGCCAATTGAATTCAAGCGGTGATTCCGAAACCAATTCCCGTGCAAACATCAGATTCAGCCCGCTATCGATGAGCACGACCATGAAGACTACCAATGCCCATGTATATAAATGCAGGCCGAGTACCGGATCGCCGTAGCCGGGATCGGGGGGCACAATGTGAATCAGAATCTGTCGTGTCGAGATCGCCGCACCGCAAACCGCGCCCAGGATACTCATGCCGTAACCCGCGGCGAAATCATTCAGCGACAACACGCCGGCTCTTGACTGCAGGATCACATATGTCGATCCCAGGGCACACAACATCATCGCCAGGCGTTGCAGAATACAGAGCGGGCAGGGAATTTCGTGTTCGATCAACTGAATACTGAAGGCGCCCAGCAGGACCAGACAGACCACCAGCACATTGAAGTGAGCGATCCAGAAACCAAGGTGTTTCTTCATAGCAACGCTCCGGTCAGAAGTTGAGTTCCAGCGAATTCGACGCATGACACAAGAACAGGAGATAGGTCGCGACCAGAGAGGTCAGAAACAGGGAATAAACGAGCCAGCGTTTCCGGATCCACATCGCCAGAAAGATCAACAGGATCAGCAGGAAGATCAGCGTATCCAAATGAAATGCTCTCCCGATCAATCGGAATGGTTGTGCAACATGGGATTCAGAAAGTAGATCGATCTCATGCGACTTGTATTAAACGAGCCGGATACTATCACAGAATCACAAAGTAGGACAAGTTGAAGTTCCACAGACACTTGCAACACCTTGGAACTCTGCGAACGGGTGCGATTAAAGGTTTGTTTGACGAATCTACACCGGTAATTGGTTCACTGCTCGATTCTATATAGATTCACTCGTAGATTTGGCCACAAAATAAAAAGTCTTTGAAATGATCCCATGTCACCGTAGGCATTTCAAATGTTGGATTTGGCAGATCCTCAGGATTGGCAGATTGGATTGAACCATCTTCGGCTAATACTCCGACTTGACCGGGAACATATTGGCGACCAGTATCATCGCCGGGTTCCCAGCCGCCAAATGATCCAGCCATGGCACATTCGAGATACCCTAGAGGATCAAAATTGTACCATGGAGAGTTCCGCGGGGCACTGACACCAAAGTATCGTAGTTCATTCTCTAGCGTCCCGCATTCGTCCATCTCCCGAAGATCGACAATTTGACGAACCACTGTTGCGTACCAACCGGCATAGCCATCGTCCTCGTGCGGTAGTTCGTCATATTGGGCACGCCAAACGTCGTCAAATTCTGCGGGCTTGTATGTGAAACCGCATACGATCAGTTCGTAGAATTCAGCCAATGTGAGCGACTCGCGTTCGCTGAATTCGCCCGACCGATTGAGAACTGCGAGAAGATACGTTTCGAGAGAACGACCGCAATTTGAGTACTGCTTCGACAGGTCTTCGATTGCCAGGTAGAGATCACGATTTGTTTGAAGTTTTGGGTACATGTTTATGTTTTATCAAACCATTTGTTCGTCTTCGAGAATTGTCTGAATCTGGCGTCCTCGTTCTATCGTGGCGGCAGTGCCCGCCGACGATCGTCCGAATTCCATCTTTTGTCGCATATGTCTGATTTGTTTATCTGAAATCACGTCTTTAAGTATGTGGACTACTGATCCATTCCAATGCTCGATCGTCCAGACACCCGCAGTGTACTGCGATATCTTCGTGATTCCGTCCAGAAACAGGTACCATCGTTCGTTTCCAATCATCACACCGAGACCGTTCTCCTCGATTGTGATGTCCATATCCCGTCGTGCATGCAAAACAATATCAAACAGCCCGACGACAAGACCGCGAAAAAGCAGTAATAGTCCGAACGCCAGGAAACCAAAGGTAAGCGTCCCACGCCACTCGAGTGCGATTGCCTCACCAATGAATCGTACGATGAAGAAGGATTCAAGAAGAACGAAGAAAGGGACGAATGCCGGCCCCCAAATCTTGAGATGCGGGATCAGCCTTTGGCGTCGAGTCAGCGAATATCGAATTGGCTGTTCAGTTTCCATGGGAGCATCCTCAATTCACGTCAGAAATTGTGATCCACCTGCACACCCTTGTTCAGATGCAGTATAACAGCAGAAACTCACCGTTCAAGAACTCCCTGGATTACGTTGAAAAACAGACCACGAAAAAAACAGACGGGGGATCGCGAAAGACATCAGGAGATGGCAGTGCTACCGGTATCGTCATAATGACCTCCTGCTCGCTGCGCTCGGACCGAATTGCATTCGGTCCCACCCGGTTCTCAGGAAAGCTTCACTGGCCCCATTCAGAGTTTGACCGTTTATTGTTCCCCATCAGGCGGGCCGACACATGGATCGGCCCCTTGTATCTGCTCTTGACTGTCTAGAGTTCTTTGTTTTGATAGGCAGATAAAGCCAATGTTTCCCGCCTTTAAAGGCGGGAAACATTGGTGGCGAGTGTCAGATCGTGTCGGCCCCTGGTCTTAAAGACCGAGTTGTAGCTGGATCGCCACTCGCTTCTCATGCCTTAACCCGTACAGTCGCCAGAGCGGTGCACCACCACCAGCTCGTATTTGCAAGGAAGGGCCTTAGCATGCATCAGCTTAACACAGAAGACGTTGGGATTGATATTTCAAAAGCCAAGTTTGATGTCAGTTTCCCAGATCGTTCCAAGTCCGTTGTTTACAAGAACACACCAGCCGGGAGAAAAAAGTTAATCGCCACACTCATGAAGCTTCAGCCAATTCGAGTTTGTCTGGAAGCAACCGGCGGCTGGGAAAACAGGCTGGTTGCCTGTCTGCACCAGCACAAGTTTCCGGTTTCTGTCGTCAATCCCCGACTGATCCGGGACTTTGCCCGAGCGAAGAATCAACTGGCCAAAACCGATGAGATTGACGCGCGCATCATCAGGGAATATGCCGAGGTGATGGACCCACGGCTCACTCCACCTTTAACAGAGGCCCAGCAGAAAATGCGTGAATTTACTTCTCGCCGGGAACAGACCAGCAAGATGATCATCCAGGAAAAGAACCGTCTGGAGACCATTGTGGACCAGGACGTCATCAAGATGATTGAACAATCCATTGCTTTCCACAAAGAACAGCTCAGGCTGATCGAGAAGGAACTGAAGGCACTGATTGACGCCGACGAGGAGTCCCGTAAACGTTCGAAAATCCTGCAATCGGTACCAGGCATCGCCAGTATCACGGCAACTCTGCTCATCTCAGATCTGCCGGAACTGGGGAGCCTGAATCGAAAGCAGATCTCACGGTTAGTCGGTGTCGCACCCACGAACCGCGACAGCGGAACCATGAGGGGAAGACGGACGATTGGCGGCGGACGAGTCCGGATCCGGAACGGATTATACATGCCCACCGTAGTGGCCTTGAGGCACAACCCGATCATCAGTGCGTTCTATAAACGGCTCGTCAAAAACGGAAAACCGAAAATGGTCGCACTCGTGGCTGCCATGCGCAAACTGCTCATCATTCTCAACACCATGGTCAAAGAAGGAAAACAATGGGAGGCAAACGTGAGAAATTCCTGAATTTTTAAGACAGTCGCTACATTACCAGAACCTGTTCGCATTCACTCTGGAGATTGAAACCCGAACTGATTTCCTTCATTTGAAAGTCTCGGATATGCACCGCATAATGGAGTAAGACCGGCACGTACAGCGCAAAATACAACCATGCCAAAAGAATACGAAAGGCGTAGCAACGATGACCACGAATCAAACCCCCTGGGAAGTCATTGTCATCGGTTCCGGCATGGGAGGGATGGTGGCGGCCGCCGCCCTCTCGCGGCTGGGGCATAGAGTGCTGCTACTGGAACAATACGATTCCCTCGGCGGACAGACTCACACGTTTTCTCGCGATGGTTTCTCATGGACCGCCGGGATTCACTATCTTGGCTGTATGGGACCGGATCAACGGGAGAAAGCCATTCTCGACTGGCTGGCGGACTTCCCCATTGAACTGGCATCGATGGGAACGATCTACGACACACTGCACATGGGTGACACTCCCTCAATCTCACTGTCTCGACCGACCGCAGCTCAAAGGCTCGATTTGCAGGAACGCTTTCCCAATGAAGGCGATGCCATCGACGCCTGGTTTCACGCGATCCAACAAGGCCAGGAGGCGCTGACCAACCTCACCCGGGCGCGGGCGATGCCGGCGGCGATTGGTGCTGTGCTGAAATGGTGGAATCGCCGGTCGATCAAACGCTGGTGTGAACGCACCACCGCGGAAGTCGTCAATGACCTGACTGACAATCCAGAACTGGCGGCGGTTTTTTCCGCACAGTGGGGCACGTTCGGTGGCCGACCCGGCACAGCCAGTTTCGCTTATCACGCGGCGGTCATCGGGTCCTATCTGGAGAACGGCGGTTTCTATCCCAAAGGCGGGGGCTCCGCGATCGCAGAACATCTGCTGAAGACGATCACATCAGCGGGGGGCGAGGCACGGGCGAGCGTCACCGTTGAGTCATTGCGCATGGAAAACGGTCGTGTCGTCGGCGTCTTAACATCGGATGGCGAAACAATCGATGCGGACAAGGTCATTTCCGATATCGGCGCACGGGAGACGGTGGACCGACTGCTGCCGAACGATCACGGCCAGCAAGCTTGGGTAGATTCGATCCGTTCCCTCGGCTCCAACATCTGTCATTTTACACTGTTCCTCGGATTCTCTGGCGACATCGAAGCAGCCGGGGCCACGAAGTCGAATCATTGGCTTTATCCGACAGGCGAAACAGACGCCGTCTGGACCGACGTTTCCGGCGTCCCGCCTGCGATGTTCGTCTCGTTCGCTTCGTTGAAAGACCCCGCACACGATCCGGGCCCCGATCAAAAACATGCGGGAGAAATCGTTGCCTGGGCAGACTGGTCGACTGTTGAGCGTTGGGCCACACTCCCACCGGACCAACGTGGTGATGACTATCAGGATTTCAAACAGCAGGTCGAGGCAGCATTGTTTGCGCAGTTCCAGAAGTATTTTCCCCGACTCGCGGAACTGGTCGTCTTTCGCGAAGTCGCGACGCCACTGGCAACGGCATTCATCACCGGTCATACAAAAGGCGCTTTCTACGGTCTCGACGTCACGCCGCAGCGCGTGATGTCAGAAGCACTCCGCATGCAGACGCCGCTCAAAGGACTCTACCTGACCGGACAGGACGTCTTCTCCCCCGGCATTCCCGGCGCACTGTGGGGCGGTCTACTGTGCGCCACGAGCATTGACCCCAAAATGGTCCCGCATCTAGGTGGATAGTGATTAAAGAAGCAGATTAAAGGGGATAGTCGCTTGGACAAGTTTTCTTTTTCATTAAAGCCAGCCGGAATGGCTTATTAGCCGAAAGGCGTTAGCCCCGGATCTGGCTTCCGATTCATTCCCGCCTCGTTACATAATGGCACGACCGGTGAACTGGACGCCGAATTCCCACAAATCGTTATGGACCTGACGCCGACGGACAATCTTGCTTTGCAGATAGATCCGATCTTTCTTGTCCTGCCCCAGTCCCACGATGATGTTTTCTGATCGCAGGTTTTTGGAATGAATAAAACTCAAACCGCTGCGAGATAAATTCCGAGCGGTGACGACCACCATCTCCAGGACATCATCATCCCCTCCATGCAGTTCTGATCGGGGAATGTACAGACTCACCAGCTGACGATAATCCGTACGTTCTTCGCCGCGTTTCTGAGCACAGTGCCCTTCCAGCCGACTACTCCAGTTGTCAAGAATATCCAACGTCTCTTGAATGACTTTATGCATTCGTAGCATCCTCGCATGATCGACTCAACATAGTAGCGCATGACTCTCACTCCCCGCAGGCCCGTAGGGAGGGATAAGCCTTACGGGAAAATTACGTCGAAAAGCGACAGCGTCAACCAGATTTCGCAAAGAGAAGGCAAGCAGACACCGCATGGCCTGCAGCAGGAACCGGATGAACCAATCGCGACAATCGGACTGGTGATGAGGATTAGGTAAACTGCCCGGCGCTCAGTTTAAGCCAGCCCCGATTGGAGAGATGCCGCATGCTTTCCATGAAAACACAAAATTTCAGAAATGCGAGTGATCATCCAAAGCAAGCCTGAAAAATCACGAACCGAGAACCGACCACTTTTTCGCATCATTTCAATGAACCGTTTCGTATACTGGCTTGTCAAATCTCAAATGGATATGGTGTTTGTGCGCGTGAACTACATGTTCTGTTGAAAAGTGAAAATGATGTCTGAATCAATCGATCACAACAAAATAGTCGTCCTGACTGGTGCCGGAGTCAGTGCAGAGAGTGGGTTGCCCACATTCAGAGATATGAATGGTCTTTGGAACAAATATTCCATCACCGAAGTTGCTTCACCAGAAGCATGGGAATCGAATCCTCAACTGGTTTTAGATTTCTATAACGAGCGTCGAAAAAAAGCCGTCGCAGCTTCCCCCAACGTAGCGCACAAAGCAATTGCAGAATTAGAAAAGAAATATGATGTGGTCGTGATTACACAAAATGTGGATGACTTACACGAACGAGGTGGATCATCAAGTGTGATTCATGTTCACGGGGAGTTAGTAAAAGCCCGCAGTACGACTGATTCATCACTGATCTATGAAATTGGCGGTAACGAAATTAAACTGGGAGATGTTTGCGAGAAAGGTGCTCAATTAAGACCCCATATCGTCTGGTTTGGGGAAGCAATCCATAACTATGAGATATCCGCAAAGCATATCAAAAATGCTGGGAAAGTTCTGGTAATTGGAACTTCACTCACAGTATACCCGGCAGCTGGATTGCTAAACGAGGCAAACTATCATGCGGAAAAGATATTAGTAAGTCTGGATGTCGAGGATGTGCCATATGGTTTTCATTGGATGAAAGGCACAGCGGTAGACCACGTGCCGCTAATTGTAAACTGTTGGTTGGAAGGTAAAAAGGTAACATAACCATTGCTTCGACTTTGACTCGTTTGGAAAAAAAGAAGGGGCAACACCCCCGCCACGTTCATCCAAGCGAAAAAAATATCTCGCTTCCCTGTTAGCAAGTCTTCGATCAATCGAGTATCATTTGCGTCGAACATAATTCGTTCGTGTTCATTACAATCTTGGCGTAGGAAATCCCTTTTCATGCTCTCGAACAAAACAATTCGTCTCAGCCTGTTCCTGTTACTCACCTGCCTGACGACATCCCCCGTCTCTGCGGATGAAAAACAATACGCGCCGATGCCGTGGCATCTGGTGGATCTGTGGTGGGATGTGGGTGAGGAAACCGCGTTCGAGAGTTACAGCATTGATGTCACCATCAGTGAGGATGTACCTGCGACGAGCTATCTTTATATCGCGCCGATTGGGATCGGGCATCTCAGCAATACTCCCTTTTATGGCGGGATTCAGACGCAGACGGACGGCTACACGCGGGACAACAGACAACTCCGCAAGATTGGTCCCGGCCTGTTGATGTCGATGTGGGGCGAACGGAGTCACGCGGCGATTCGTCCCGCACAGGGGGGCTTCTACCAGAGCTCCGGGCATGAGGGGGATTTTGTCAGCATCCGCCGTCCCTATCAATGGAGCAAGGGAACCTTTACCTACAAAATCATTCGCATGGACCAGGAGATCATCGCAGGCAAACCGTATACGTGGGTCGGTGCGTTCGTGTATTCGCACAGTAAGGACGAAAACATTTTCATTGGCGCCCTGCGATTCAAAGGAGACCAGTTGAAACTCTCGCCCAAAATCGCCAGCTTTGTCGAAGTCTACGGCCCGCGCAAGCCGGTCGCTGAGATTCCTCAGCTGACGGTGACGTTTGGCAATCTACAGGTGAATGGGAAAGCTGCGAAGATCAAGTCGGTCGAAGCGATCTACCCTCCAGGAGTACCGGATTATGCTGAGGCGAAGGGCAAACAGAAATCGGTGGTGATCCAGGTGGGCGAACCGGTGAAAGATCGCACGACACGGCGGGTGAAGCTGAAGCTGGATTGAAATTAACTTTGATCAGAGGCAACCACTCCTTCACTGTTGGCAAGCCAACAGTGCCACACCAGATTTTTTCTACCACGAAAAACACGAAACGACACGAAAAATCAACGGGGCGGGGCTCGAATGCAATTTGTGAGTGCGGCAGGCAGCAGGAGGTCACAGAGCCCCTATACCACTAAAACACATCCCACTCCAAAGTAGGGGTCGACCCATGTGTCGGCCCGCCTCGCGAATGACGAACCCAAATCATTCTCCCGACGGAACCAGTAAAACCATCCGTACGTCAATAACACGAGGGGACATGTGAGCCTCCCTAAAAGTGTTACCCATGTGTCCGAGAAATAGCTTGCTCAATGGTGCTGTTTCGAGTTGCCCATATCCAACAGTGGAGCAACTCAACGAGAAGAAAGTTCCTACTCCGACTTAGGTTTGACTCGTTTGAATTCGACCAGAATCGATCCATCGTCGGGCGTCGACATGAACTCGGTAGGCCGCTTTGTACCGGCGGGGGCGAAGCACAGCTTACGAGTGTTCTCCTGCAGTTCGTAGATTCCCAGGTATTTTTTCCCCTGGTCCCCTCCTGTGGTCGGTTTGATATCGATGGCTTTAGGATTTTTGGCAGGGTCAATAGAAGTGGTGCCTCTGACGATCTCGTTCCCCTCGGAGCGCAGACTCCACTTCCCATCAGGCCCGTTCACAACGGTCAGTTTTCTGGCATCCTCGTCTGCAGACTTGTTACCGTTGATCACAAGAGTCACGATCCGCCACGTTCCTTCGATCTGCTTATGATACTTCCTCACCTCTTCATTTTTGGCATCGTCGGCGGAAGCCGTTTCCGACATCGTCAAGACCAGTGCCAAAACACCGACAAACATCAATCCGAGATCAGCGCGTCTCATGAGATTCCCCCACGTAAAACAGTTGCGACAGGCAGTTACCACACTTGACATGACTCTCGATCATAACCAACCGGTAAGTCAACGACAACTTTTTTTCTTACAGCGACGACAACGAACGCGTAGATGAGAATGGGGCAGACCCAATATTGTCATGTCCCAATTCACTCGCCCGATCATCATCAAACATTAAAGAACAAGTAACGTGACAGTCAGTCGAATGAAGCAGTCGTTTTCCCAAGCTTCAGTGCAATTCCGGCGAGGAACAAGACTGGTATTATTAAATAGTCCATGACAATATGTTCCCATGATGAAAATATGGCATCTTTATTCTCAAGAATTCGAATTTTATCTTTCAGATATTGTTTGTCTTTTTTCAAACTGTCCAAAGCGTTTTGAGACTCCTGCTTTGCTATCAGCAGACCACCAATAATATCATTATTGCTTCCATCCATTTTCGTGGTCTGCTTCTCGGGTCTCCGGGGGAAGTTTCTTTCGGCCTCCCTCGTCCACTGCTCCTGGCTAATATTGTTGACCGCTTCGCGAGCTGCCTTAGCTCTCTCTTCGGCTTTCGGTATTTCTGCATCTATTTCCTTTAAGCGTTTCTCTATCACCTCTTTACCCATCATCGAATCAACATAATCAATAATGTCACTTGTAATATGACGTGAGCCAACAAAGAGAACGACGCCGATGATCAAATAGTAAAAGTAATCCGTATATTTAAAAAACAGCCCCTTATGTTTCCACCTGCTGATCGCGATCACTTGAAACATGAGGAACCATGCAGCGAGAAGTATGCTGATCCACCAAAGATGTGGATACAAATACAACGCAAGAATGAGGGAAACAATGATGAATGCGACCATAATTTTCCCTGGATTCATTGATACTCTCCATTCATGAGCGTAAAGGGGACAGCCTTCGACATCTTCAATCCAATAGTTTCTGCAGATAGGTCACATCCAGCATTTTACCGAATTTGTTTCCGACTTCCTTAAATGTGCCCACGACCTCGAAGCCGAAACTTTCATTTAAATGCAGGCTGGCCTCACTTCCCTCTGCTACGCCCGCGATGAGGGTGTGAAAACCCAGTCGGCGGGCTTCTTCGATAATCGACTGCTTCAGCTGACGTCCGATCCCTTTTCCTCGCTGGTCCGCTTTGACATAAAACGACGTTTCCGCCGTACGGTCGTAGGCCCGACGGGGCCGCCAGCGGGAAAGAGAGGCCCAGCCCGCTATGCGTCCCTCCACTTCCGCCACCAGGATCGGAAATCGTTCGTCATGACTCTCGAACCACTCAAGCCGCTCCTCGCGCGTTTTCGGCTCCAGATCAAAGGTCGCCGTTGTCGTTAAGATGGCTTCGTTGTAAATGGCGGTCATCTCATCCAGATCAGACAACTCCGCCGGCCGGATCTTCATCGTCGTAATGCCTTTTGGGAATAGGAATCATTTCTAACAGTACAGGAAGGTAGTTCGCCGCTGAGGGTCTCTGGTATTAATGACATCAGTCATCAGAAAACAGTTCGGAACGCGAGCAAATTCGTCAAACGAGATGAAGTAATTATTTCCGTAGGGGCAGTGCCTGTGTGCCTGCCCGCCTGGCGACGTTCATTTTTAGATCGCCCCAGAATGGAATCGGAAAAAACGTCGTACACAAAAACACAAACAACATCGATATCACGGGTAGCCACATAGGGCTAACCTACTTTTTGCAGGACATATTTCATTCACTTTTGGAAAGCGAATAGGAGTCAGACCCTGATATCGGCCTCGTGCCTGCTAATGCACTTCGCCACAAAAGCGGATGCGGAGATTGTCCAGAACTTCGATGCCCCGAGGCATGAATTCATTCCGTTTGATTCTGCCTTTCGCCTCGATTGCCTTGAGATGGCATGAGACGCCGTTTGTCGATTTGATCCCAAATGTCTGGCCAATTTCCCTTACGGTCGGCGCGCAGCCGGCTTTGAACTGGAAGACGCGGATGAAACTCAGAATCCGCTTTTGTTTTTCCGTTAATCGTTTCATGATCGTGTCTCTTAAAAAGGAGCGTTAATGGGGGCAGACCCGAATGGCACTGCCGCTGTTTTTTGAGTTTGTGTTTGCGCAACGACTCCCGGGTGACGCAGTCACGGTTTTAATTTTCTGATTTTTTGCCAGTTCGCTGGAAATTGTGTTTGGCAAAACCTTTCCTGGCATTATGCTGCGTTCTGGCAAGACCTTCCTTGGGTTGGTGTGGGTAAAACATTTGACCAAGGAAGGTTCTATGCCATTTATATCAGCTTCCCATTCGAATGCAGCATCATTTTCTCTTTTCAAACGTTCGATGATGCAAAATGCTTCGCTTCCGCTATCTGATGTGATTGATGACCAGCGCTGGCAACAAACCTTTGATGAACACGAAATCAATTTTGGTTCCGGCGAGGATGACGTTTACACACCCGCAATCACGCTCTGGGCCTTAATTTCTCAGGTCTTCTTTTCCGGCGAGCAACGCAGCTGTAAAGCGGCCGTGATCCGTGTTGCCAGCCTGTGTGCCGCGCTGGGCCGACGGGTTTGCAGTACGAATACCAGTGCTTATTGTCGGGCGCGACTCAAAATCCCGTTTATC
This window of the Gimesia fumaroli genome carries:
- a CDS encoding cupin domain-containing protein gives rise to the protein MTDEPEPLKDASHLYEVERTEYHAQRPGFRIIELQISPTQNVPWHYHSQIQDTFYVIESVLKIYLQDPQEEITLNAGETYSVRPRRPHLVTNAATSSTTFLVLQGIGEYDFVPLA
- a CDS encoding disulfide bond formation protein B, producing MKKHLGFWIAHFNVLVVCLVLLGAFSIQLIEHEIPCPLCILQRLAMMLCALGSTYVILQSRAGVLSLNDFAAGYGMSILGAVCGAAISTRQILIHIVPPDPGYGDPVLGLHLYTWALVVFMVVLIDSGLNLMFARELVSESPLEFNWPSKAIVGLMGAVILANTISIFCQEGLHWILPDDPTRYELFYDLGLFS
- a CDS encoding DUF5993 family protein, which produces MDTLIFLLILLIFLAMWIRKRWLVYSLFLTSLVATYLLFLCHASNSLELNF
- a CDS encoding IS110 family RNA-guided transposase — its product is MHQLNTEDVGIDISKAKFDVSFPDRSKSVVYKNTPAGRKKLIATLMKLQPIRVCLEATGGWENRLVACLHQHKFPVSVVNPRLIRDFARAKNQLAKTDEIDARIIREYAEVMDPRLTPPLTEAQQKMREFTSRREQTSKMIIQEKNRLETIVDQDVIKMIEQSIAFHKEQLRLIEKELKALIDADEESRKRSKILQSVPGIASITATLLISDLPELGSLNRKQISRLVGVAPTNRDSGTMRGRRTIGGGRVRIRNGLYMPTVVALRHNPIISAFYKRLVKNGKPKMVALVAAMRKLLIILNTMVKEGKQWEANVRNS
- a CDS encoding phytoene desaturase family protein, coding for MTTNQTPWEVIVIGSGMGGMVAAAALSRLGHRVLLLEQYDSLGGQTHTFSRDGFSWTAGIHYLGCMGPDQREKAILDWLADFPIELASMGTIYDTLHMGDTPSISLSRPTAAQRLDLQERFPNEGDAIDAWFHAIQQGQEALTNLTRARAMPAAIGAVLKWWNRRSIKRWCERTTAEVVNDLTDNPELAAVFSAQWGTFGGRPGTASFAYHAAVIGSYLENGGFYPKGGGSAIAEHLLKTITSAGGEARASVTVESLRMENGRVVGVLTSDGETIDADKVISDIGARETVDRLLPNDHGQQAWVDSIRSLGSNICHFTLFLGFSGDIEAAGATKSNHWLYPTGETDAVWTDVSGVPPAMFVSFASLKDPAHDPGPDQKHAGEIVAWADWSTVERWATLPPDQRGDDYQDFKQQVEAALFAQFQKYFPRLAELVVFREVATPLATAFITGHTKGAFYGLDVTPQRVMSEALRMQTPLKGLYLTGQDVFSPGIPGALWGGLLCATSIDPKMVPHLGG
- a CDS encoding PilZ domain-containing protein, with the translated sequence MHKVIQETLDILDNWSSRLEGHCAQKRGEERTDYRQLVSLYIPRSELHGGDDDVLEMVVVTARNLSRSGLSFIHSKNLRSENIIVGLGQDKKDRIYLQSKIVRRRQVHNDLWEFGVQFTGRAIM
- a CDS encoding SIR2 family NAD-dependent protein deacylase, yielding MSESIDHNKIVVLTGAGVSAESGLPTFRDMNGLWNKYSITEVASPEAWESNPQLVLDFYNERRKKAVAASPNVAHKAIAELEKKYDVVVITQNVDDLHERGGSSSVIHVHGELVKARSTTDSSLIYEIGGNEIKLGDVCEKGAQLRPHIVWFGEAIHNYEISAKHIKNAGKVLVIGTSLTVYPAAGLLNEANYHAEKILVSLDVEDVPYGFHWMKGTAVDHVPLIVNCWLEGKKVT
- a CDS encoding DUF3472 domain-containing protein produces the protein MLSNKTIRLSLFLLLTCLTTSPVSADEKQYAPMPWHLVDLWWDVGEETAFESYSIDVTISEDVPATSYLYIAPIGIGHLSNTPFYGGIQTQTDGYTRDNRQLRKIGPGLLMSMWGERSHAAIRPAQGGFYQSSGHEGDFVSIRRPYQWSKGTFTYKIIRMDQEIIAGKPYTWVGAFVYSHSKDENIFIGALRFKGDQLKLSPKIASFVEVYGPRKPVAEIPQLTVTFGNLQVNGKAAKIKSVEAIYPPGVPDYAEAKGKQKSVVIQVGEPVKDRTTRRVKLKLD
- a CDS encoding TIGR03067 domain-containing protein, translating into MRRADLGLMFVGVLALVLTMSETASADDAKNEEVRKYHKQIEGTWRIVTLVINGNKSADEDARKLTVVNGPDGKWSLRSEGNEIVRGTTSIDPAKNPKAIDIKPTTGGDQGKKYLGIYELQENTRKLCFAPAGTKRPTEFMSTPDDGSILVEFKRVKPKSE
- a CDS encoding GNAT family N-acetyltransferase, whose amino-acid sequence is MKIRPAELSDLDEMTAIYNEAILTTTATFDLEPKTREERLEWFESHDERFPILVAEVEGRIAGWASLSRWRPRRAYDRTAETSFYVKADQRGKGIGRQLKQSIIEEARRLGFHTLIAGVAEGSEASLHLNESFGFEVVGTFKEVGNKFGKMLDVTYLQKLLD
- a CDS encoding LexA family protein, with the translated sequence MKRLTEKQKRILSFIRVFQFKAGCAPTVREIGQTFGIKSTNGVSCHLKAIEAKGRIKRNEFMPRGIEVLDNLRIRFCGEVH